A genome region from Geobacter pickeringii includes the following:
- the modB gene encoding molybdate ABC transporter permease subunit produces MISFTPADIDAIRLSARVAVAATLVSLPFGVAVAYAMSFLSFRGKTLLEVLLNLPLTLPPVVIGYLLLLLLGKRGWLGGLLDAAGIRIIFTWYAAVIASAVVGFPLLVRSIRIAMESIDGRLIQASRTLGARWFDTLATVILPLSLRGIVAGSSLMFGRSLGEFGATIIVAGNIPGATQTMPLAIYDYASSPGGEQAALTLCLVSAGLSLAVLFLHEYVGSRMGRRD; encoded by the coding sequence GGCCAGGGTCGCCGTGGCGGCGACCCTGGTGTCGCTCCCCTTCGGCGTTGCCGTGGCCTATGCCATGAGCTTTCTCTCCTTCCGGGGGAAGACGCTCCTGGAGGTGCTCCTGAACCTGCCGCTGACGCTGCCGCCGGTGGTGATCGGCTATCTGCTCCTCCTGCTGCTGGGGAAACGGGGGTGGCTCGGCGGGCTGCTGGACGCGGCGGGGATCCGGATCATCTTCACCTGGTACGCAGCGGTGATCGCCTCGGCGGTGGTGGGGTTCCCGCTTCTGGTCCGCTCCATCCGGATCGCCATGGAGTCCATCGACGGCCGGCTCATCCAGGCATCCCGCACCCTCGGCGCCCGGTGGTTCGATACGCTGGCCACGGTCATTCTGCCGCTCTCGCTGCGGGGGATCGTGGCCGGCTCATCCCTCATGTTCGGCCGCAGCCTCGGCGAGTTCGGCGCCACCATCATCGTTGCCGGGAACATCCCCGGCGCCACACAGACCATGCCGCTGGCCATCTACGACTACGCCAGCTCCCCCGGCGGCGAGCAGGCCGCCCTCACCCTCTGCCTCGTCTCGGCGGGGCTGTCGCTGGCGGTGCTCTTCCTCCACGAATACGTGGGGAGCCGCATGGGACGGAGGGACTGA
- the modC gene encoding molybdenum ABC transporter ATP-binding protein produces the protein MELTVRVTKSFGGFRLGADFTASGNRIGIFGESGSGKSTLVNMVAGLERPDAGEILLDGEPLFSADRRVNAEPERRRVALVFQHPHLFPHLSVRANLLYGWKRCTVANRRIGLDDLVGVLRIGQLLDRGVNNLSGGEKQRVALGRALLSNPRLLLMDEPLSALDDALRFQIIPYLRGACEAFAIPYLFISHSLVEMRLMTDRVVVFDRGRQADDTTPDDLARSRMGGSPVGYINLLRLADPREHDGLTSYAWGGGRLLLTARSDGAESLFELSSKDMILFKKHPEAISARNLLCCTVTGTFDAGRKVGVELACGAERLVAEVAGEAARELELAAGSEVYAAVKASAFRRLG, from the coding sequence ATGGAGCTCACGGTGAGGGTGACGAAATCGTTCGGCGGGTTCCGGCTCGGTGCCGACTTCACGGCATCCGGGAACCGGATCGGCATCTTCGGCGAGTCGGGGAGCGGCAAGTCGACCCTGGTGAATATGGTGGCGGGGCTGGAACGCCCCGATGCCGGCGAGATCCTCCTGGACGGCGAGCCGCTCTTTTCCGCCGACCGCCGGGTGAACGCGGAGCCGGAGCGGCGGCGGGTGGCACTGGTCTTCCAGCACCCCCACCTCTTTCCTCACCTCTCCGTGCGGGCAAACCTCCTCTACGGGTGGAAGCGCTGCACCGTGGCGAACCGGCGGATCGGCCTCGACGACCTCGTCGGGGTGCTGAGGATCGGCCAACTCCTGGACCGGGGGGTGAACAACCTTTCCGGCGGCGAGAAGCAGCGGGTGGCCCTGGGGCGGGCGCTCCTCTCCAACCCGCGGCTCCTCCTCATGGACGAACCCCTCTCGGCCCTGGACGATGCCCTCCGCTTCCAGATCATCCCCTACCTCCGGGGGGCCTGCGAGGCATTCGCCATCCCCTATCTCTTCATCTCCCACTCCCTGGTGGAGATGCGCCTCATGACCGACCGGGTGGTGGTCTTCGACCGGGGGCGCCAGGCGGACGACACCACCCCCGACGACCTGGCCCGCAGCCGCATGGGGGGAAGCCCCGTGGGGTACATCAACCTCCTGCGGCTCGCCGACCCCCGGGAGCACGACGGCCTCACCTCCTACGCCTGGGGGGGGGGACGGCTTCTCCTCACCGCCCGGAGCGATGGGGCGGAATCCCTCTTCGAGCTCTCCTCCAAGGATATGATCCTCTTCAAGAAGCATCCCGAGGCGATCAGCGCCCGGAATCTCCTCTGCTGCACGGTAACGGGGACCTTCGATGCGGGTCGCAAGGTGGGGGTGGAACTGGCGTGCGGCGCCGAGCGCCTGGTGGCGGAGGTGGCCGGCGAGGCGGCCCGGGAGCTGGAGCTGGCGGCGGGAAGCGAGGTCTACGCCGCGGTGAAGGCATCGGCCTTCCGGCGGCTCGGGTAG